The Magallana gigas chromosome 6, xbMagGiga1.1, whole genome shotgun sequence genome includes the window TATACAGAAATAAAGTGAATCCTATCGCAAACTGTACGCGAattcgttttattatactttcatgttaaatactgaaatctgattggtttagacgcagttgataatccgttctattgcCCTAAGCGTttgcaacacacttagcaacgggtaacacaacgaattgttacatgcgcgtaaattatgcgcgtacgattcgccgtggaattcacgtcatttctatataaaagcagtaaaaaaatctctaaaattaagccattcagtataacaaaataaatagtgcctgttcgggaggataacagttgaaattaacacccctcaaaaactattgtcaacctccgcttcgcgtcggttgacaatggtttcctcggagtgtcaatttcaactgttaccctcccaaacaggcactatttatatagtgttacccgttgccaagtgtgttgctaacgctgagggtaatagaacggattaccaactgcgtctaaaccaatcagatttcagtatttaacatgaaagtataataaaacgaattgttacatgctcgtaaatcatgcgcgtatggttcgccgtagaatttaCGCCATTTCAAAACAAGTCAGTTTTGCGTTTGAAATAatgcaaatcaaaaataaaaacagttaagTCCATTAGCGGATccaggggggagggggggggggggtccgggacatgtaaacatgtggaaaattaaagaCGGATTTATGataacatctacaatgtattttcttctctatttttttaaaaaattgattatagttcatacagttttgaactgacaagccatcgagtaaaacgacgttcaagtacatgtacacgcatttgttttacttttaaaaaccgctttcaaatgtattgtttagttaTTAACTAAACGAATCATAATAGATGGTTTTTACTTcgtttcatacgaaaaatacaaagaaagtTACATGTCCCGCTTAtgcgggttatgctatttttctggagcgctagctaccttcatacacacatgaaacacaaaagaaagcttTTTTGGGTTTTGTTTCTAAGAATcggaaattctgttacaaaaataccgtgtaaAAGGTTTATATGTAAACCGTTATGAAAATGcccaacttttcaaaacttttctaaatatgatcgcatatgtactacatgtagtaccGGATGATGTATATAGCGCACCtattacagaggtcacatcaagttccctaTCGCGACAATTgcttttaccattgtattacacacgtACCATCTATTCAGCAAATAAATTATTcccattcttttgtcatatcctatcatttagacctttatttaagaaggcaatcgataaaaataaaaatcgataaatagttcagaatttaaaaacatcaaagacataaaaaattaccaaaaaatcctTTTTCATAATAGTTTGTCGTAATAAGTCTgggttatttttttgtttcttagtgtttcttttctatcaagcatagatgcactttctcattgctggagacttgGGTTTCTTGAGGCTAGATATTATGCAAATAttccttacctaaaccaaaacggCAAAACGCTCCATAATGCAGTGTACTCTGCTGTTGAATtagatgtgaaatagatagtgatgagataaatgtttattaaatacagttgtatacgcacggaaacgttcaaaaagtccttgtttattgacaaatgataaattttgcacatattggttttcatcaaatggaccccccccccccccctcttccaaattgctggatccgcctctgagtcgtctttaaaattaagacattcaatttaataaaatgaatagtgcTTGTTTGTGAGGGTAACAGTTGTAATTGACAcctctcgaaaaccattgtcaatctCCGCTTTGCGTTGGTTTATAAtagtttcctcggggtgtcaatttcaactgttatcctccctaacaggcattatttatttaatagtgCCGAGTGATGCGAGGGATCAAATCGAATCGCGAGGAAACGTTCAACAACATATTCATTGCATGTTTCACACGAGAAATTAAACTAAACTTTTTCTACAATTCATGTGTCTACAGTTTGGAGTtgcatttatataattaaaaagagCATTTACTTCAACTATCTAGCTAAGACATGTCtagatttatcaaaaatacgATGACTGACTATAAAGAGATCACACCTGATAATTTTCCCCTATTCAAACATACTTAGATTCCATAAAAACCTTTGGCATAGTTAATGTAATTCAGGATTAACTAGAAGAGCAATTATTTTAAATAGCTTATTCTGGTAATGGTgattgtaaaattacaatgtatCCCCACtagcaaattttatttttttatttctttttatttccaaTACATGAATACCATTCACTCCCACCACACAACTCACACAcaagtttaaaaagtaaaaactaaATTATACATGATGAAGTCGCTTTAATTATGACATTATTAAAAAAGTATGCATCAAACAGGCATGCCCATTTTAACCATATTCGTTTGTAAAATCTATTTTCTTAcattaaattttctaaaaaataataattttgtaaatattccaCAATATCATCAAATGCAATATAATCATACATGACCACTAGCAAATTTCATCTACAGGTATCCAAATCAGGAGACTGAAGTGACTGGCATTCAAATGCCAAATAGAACACACATAACACCAAGGCTTAGTCATTCTTATGATGACATGTCCTTTGTGACAAGAGAAAGCAACAAGCATTCAATATATTCTCCAAGATGTTTAAGGAAAGAAAGGAGAAAACAAGCttttacaaatcaaaattatgaaGATTTCTGAAAAGAcggtttaaatttgtttaataaatcGTAATTGTACATTTGGTTTTAGTGACGATTAAAAGGCTAGAGTTATTTGATTTGCTTGTGCTTTGGTTATGTAATGTTCTGAGGAGCATTTCTGTTTTAGTTTCTGTTTTACGGTCCGGTTATCTCTATATATCGGGACATTATTCATTGATATCTTATTTATAAACATCATTTCCATACTTATTTATTTGTTTGCTCACTTTCCTTTCATTCAAGTATTCTTTTAAATAGCTTTAATTCTTTGGTTCTTTGGAGTAGCCATCAGCAGAGTTATATTCTTTCATCCAAAGATGTGACAATGATAGGTCGATTATCAATTACTGCCAATTAAACCAAAagatttaaactcttcaaaaatattttaaatgcattctAGTGCATTCAATATCAGGTCTTAACTTTTCAAGCTTTAAATGATTTgcatttaaatctttttttataatttgcacaagattatatataattcattttttttttcagaacagtTCCAGACGGATTTAAAATATCTGAATTAAGTGGACGTCATACGGAGATTGTACACAAGTCATGGCCTTTTCCTACCAAAGAAAAGTGGACCAATTACCAAATCACTCATTTCCCATCAGTATTGATCGAAACAGAGGACGAACGCCCCGTGGCCTGGGAACTTCAGTATGAATACGGCGCCTTAGGAGGGTTACACGTAGAACCAGAATACCGGAGAAGTAAACTAGGGAGTATCGTCACAAGAACCTTAGCGGAAAAAATGACCAAGGACGGACAACTCGTGTTTGCTATAGTTGAGGAAAGTAACCCCATCTCGATGGCATTTCACGAGAAAAATGGATTTGTACGCATGCCTTTTAAGTTTTCGCGCATTGGATTTTCTTTGGAAGCGatggaaaaaaaggaaatgtaaaGTCTACTTTTTGTGTATACGAAataatataatgtaacttttctTATTCAAGAACTCAAAATGTATAGTATATTATTggttcaaatatttttgtactacAAATTGCTTAATTGCAATGTTGTATACATCATAGAAATACGAAATGTGTATGCTTAAATATCTTAGCAAAAACCTGCGCACGGTATGTACAACTGATATCCTTCaagtgttttattatacttCAAGTCTGACTTGGAAAGGGAATTTGTTGTATTCATGTTTATATAACATATGATTCTAGATACTGTATGATTCATTGGaagtgatataattttatttgtttgaaaaccCTTAACGACTGAATTTACATACTCAGGATATTCAGTTATGTTAAAAAGGCTGTATTGGAATGCACTCAAAAATGCCTTGGATgtttgatttttgggagttgattttaatcaactctcctatgcagttactcagacaaaccgaaagtgaaacagtgtttgaacctaagcacaaatcaacaccgctggcaacatttagttctaatcaataacttcgatgtaatgagttcttaagcattgttcttCAAGAAAACTCATTTAgagataccttgtaaatagtcagattttaaatggcacgaacaatttagatattttttttattataagtcgcttctgtgttatattttaggatatatcatttactttattaatgaagtctagcttacatctcaacagatcgtaaaatgtgttgtatttatattaagttttataaaaaggggggttgtcatggacgcctaggtaataccatcttcgctagccaagtgtccgattcgtttttctCATCTCCCCCTTGGCAGATTTAGCAAGTCCATTGCTGCCATCTAGCGAGTTTTACGAGTTACCATCCCTTGCGAGTAAAAgttttagccaatcagattgcGCGTAACATATAACGCACTGTTTACAAAAATGGATTTGACAGAGGAAAAGAGAAAGGAGATCGAAACAACATTTAACGTGCCGTCTCTTAGAGAAAATCAAGTCAATGGAATAAAAGCAATATGTAACGGAAAAGATGTTTTTGTAGGATTAAAAACAGGTAGTGGAAAGTCGATTATCTACGAGAGTTTACCTATTGTTTATCCATCTGCCACCATCATTGTTATCACAGCCCTCGTCTCGATAATGAAAGAGCAAACCCAGAGACTATGCAAATTAGGTTTCAAGGCAACATATATTGGACGTGATCCCACAGAAGACGACGCAATTAACGAGGGAATATTCAAGTTCATATTCGCCAGTCCTGAGGCACTAGTTGGtgaccatcttcgctagccaagtgtccgattcgtttttctcgagaaaaacgaatcggacacttggctagcgaagatgaggtaatacattcgaggtgttttttcCGAGCCTACCGGAAAGGCctgagaagttgcgattgagagtctctcttgcttgtcggagattaacggatacatctgagagtctggttgaacgagagtaGAGTTAAATTTTGCTAGGATACATACAATTTCTCTTAactatttcgattactaatacgttgtttgatggaataattctttgaatattacacatcATGATTGATATTGGGTTTTCACGAAAATCTTGTAGGATTcagattataaaaatgtgcgtaattcaaatacttataggaatttacttgccatgcacgcaaaataacatatcgttgattttaaaataaataacaatcgttaaatcaactcccgtcagtacttcagtactttgatttgcgTATGATTACGTTTTGGACATAACATGCTTATTACTAGTATTGTTCAAAATGTTGATTTGTGAATACTTTCAAAGAGAGTATTCTCGTAAACTATCAACCACAAActgaacatttatttaatagAAACATGCATATGCATCATGTGTCAACTCAGATCGcaaaaaagtattatttttatctttggaATCCGTTGGACAATAACATATGGTATTGTCCGTATTTAAAGTATCATAAGTTTGCTTCAGACagaatatacacatgtatatattgtgtTTTAAAGACTTCGGCATTATATTACGGACACAAATGTAAGAGGCGGAGGCAACACCAATATCGATGTTTTTAAATCCTTAcagaaatttcatttaaaaaaatttaaaatgaattcaagGTAATTAACTTTCAAAATAGAAATTACCTGAATTACCGTCAGAACCTTTCGGAGTATTGTTGCCATTATGGAGAGTTTCCATGCATCACCGCTTACTATGCAACGGTCTgttgattcaattttgtaatcaatttttcacaaaaacaacTTTACCTTTTTATTACCCTATCTGCCGTCCATATGTGCTCGGCGTGCCATACATTCCagataaatgcatttcaaaaattgaagcTAGGCTAACACAATGGCTGTCCGAGAAGTTCCCCCTGAAGAGTATGATGACCTTGATCAGAAGCTAGAGAAAGAACTGCCACTGTCCATTTgtgtatgtatgttttattagtTTCACTTTAGCCCGTATTGGCTCCTACAAAAGTCATATCTTCAGAGATCGAATAAACACTTATTCAAAGGAAACGTGCTTGTAGATATGATACGCCAAAAACGACTGAGTATCGGGAGGGTTTTCtatcaaacatatatattttgttgcgTTTTCTGTCATATTGCAATGATGGAATTGATAAATTATAGGCTATATAAATCAAATCTGACTATATTGCAATATGACACTTAAAGACTAGGTTAATACGTTCCATATATCTGCAAAAATGTTATGTTTTTGGTGGGGTTTTTCGGGGGCGGGGGGTCTTCACTAATTAGACGATTTGTAACTGAATTATTacatcaatttgataaatatctAATTTGTATTAAAGTTTATTAGCGGAATATTGACCACTTTcctaatttacatataaaagagggaattttacagattaaattgtaaactatacagtTTAATGTGTAAACTATACAGATTAATGtgtaaataatacatataaaaataaagaatttacagATTCATGTGTAAAATTCACAGATTAATTGAATGTGAAAATTCTACACATTaagatatacattttacatacaCATTTAAGTAtagaaagtaaaataattaaaaaaagatttaaaaagagTCAATGTGGCACTAATACTTTTCAGTAAATCTTATTATATGTTCATTAAATTGGTCTAATTCATTAAAACTGCGCAACAACATGACGATTTCCTCGTATACGATATAGACGCTAATTCAGTGAAATACTCAAAGGAActttaaacatttactttaaGGGAAATTAATGTTTATGCTTATCTTATTTCATTTCCTATCATTTATAAACTCCTtcatcattacattgctttgtTGAACTTTTGAAGCATAGCTCATGAATTTATATTCAAACTTAATTAATAGACGTGTCAATCTACATCTTcttcatataattatacatgtaattttagtaatcttctttttttaaagatgtatttATCATTAATGTTTCATTACATCTAATTAAGGTGAACTGATTGTGTTGCtaaatatatgttttcataATGCCCTTGAAGTTGTTCTTTAGTAGAGGAGTTAAAATGTATTTGCTTTCTGTCCggttattttcattatataaacgATTTGTTATTCAAAGTCAtgatcattgataaaaaatgtgtgGATAGGATTTTTCTTACACACTAGATAATACATGTTGTTATCAGATCCATAGTTACGTAACTATATACAGGGTTACATAACGGCACATAAACCTTCATACAGTGTACTCTGAACATAcagttatataaatactaaaaagCTTGacttgtatcaaattatatttacattttccagtgtctttgcctgtgattacactatgtatcgattttgtactatataaccaataacttcaaatgacgccaaattgaggcgccagcggggtttgcttatttatttttgaatattaaatcgtacgatggcttaggattatataaatataagttataaggatcattctttgattattatgaGGTGATGATTTCGGTCGGGACGTGGTcatatctatcataaagccattTGGGCTTTATAAAAGGGTTTATAAAACGTTGTTGTGCCATAATCAATATAAGAAATTGACATCATTTTGTATTGAAGGGACTGGTCCATTTCCGGTTGATGAGGAGGAAGCACCTGTTGACAGAGAAGATGGTGTTGGTGGACAGTTGGCCGGACTTCTCTGTTCTTGTTATTTTGGATAGACAGGTGTGTCTCTCGATCAACAGTTCTATCAAGCCACACTTTTGTGATAAACATTATACAACAGTTCTTGCCCCCTCACTTTATGGCCAATATTATTTTTACCTTATCAAAGACGGATTTGTAAACCgagattttacaaattttaatatCAAGTATTAATACTGAATGTTGTATTGGCCAGTGAAAACGAAACTGTATTCTTTAAAATGCGTCTTTATTTGGGACGGTGACAAAACACACGGTTGGTTATAAATGAATGGATGGTATATTCAGTGTATGTTATATTATaagtttataatttaattctggttgtaacgcgctttctgattggctaaaaaattattttatattgtataaagaattttgcctacgtcatagtaagactaacgtattaatccgcctgacgttacgtttgaattttgtacaatttgatgtcattttaaagttcaaatgtttttatctacaaatgtcaattaatagcaaaaaaattaattataagcaatgaatgcaatatttattagttgtattcgatataaaatggtttggggcagtttacgcttttttataaaccgcttcgctgccccaaaccattttatatcgtataaaactaaaaaaaaatattgaattcattccttaaaaaatcaatcatttcTAAGCATATCTATAAAAATCTAGATTGTGAGAGATAAGTTAagaaatttttgattttaaacttttaatataacattaaaacatatagatgacattatataaatagtgcctgtttgggagggtaacagttgaaattgacaccccgagaaaaccattgtcaaccgacgcgaagcggaggttgacaatggttttcgaggggtgtcaatttcaactgttatcctcctaaacaggcactatttattttgttatactgaatgtctttttta containing:
- the LOC105318181 gene encoding glycine N-acyltransferase isoform X2; translation: MRRKHLLTEKMVLVDSWPDFSALLIVDRPTRETWISVGFCKGPKFASNLKTILQFASRETYRFLEIVGCSSDVMDALINFNQSANSCSFRRMRTDLLVYILPAGNTFPVTVPDGFKISELSGRHTEIVHKSWPFPTKEKWTNYQITHFPSVLIETEDERPVAWELQYEYGALGGLHVEPEYRRSKLGSIVTRTLAEKMTKDGQLVFAIVEESNPISMAFHEKNGFVRMPFKFSRIGFSLEAMEKKEM